A single genomic interval of Romboutsia ilealis harbors:
- the nikA gene encoding nickel ABC transporter substrate-binding protein, with amino-acid sequence MREDKMGFKKLRVTALSAIMCFSLVGCSSKTQDTQVKGVKDEIVYASTKDIRDINPHLYSGEMAAQNMVFESLVKNTDNGVEPWLAKSWDISDNGCEYTFYLRDDVKFTDGEVFNAEVVKMNFDAIIENVERHNWLDLVNEIKSTEVVDEYVFKLTLAHPYYPTLEELALTRPFRMLSPNCFINGSTKDGINGYIGTGPWILSEHKENQYAIFTANKDYYGEKSKTSSIKWKVMTDHQTILLALEKGEIDLIFGSDGDMIDLDSFKALEEQGKYITEMSDPVASRAILLNSNKEITSDLKVREALQYAVDKETIAQGVLNGTETVADTLMSKTVPYCDLNLEARRYNVEKANELLEKSGWKMSSDGYRYKNDKKCSIELYYNCDNAQEGTISEYLQSDFKAVGVELKVIGEEKQSFLDRQKSGEFDVQYSLSWGTPYDPQSYVSSFRTPAHGDYQAQSGLENKAWLDETITNLMIEVDESIRTQMYSDIFTYIHEQAIYIPLTYSRTKAVHVPNLKGVEFNPSQYEIPFEKMYFEEN; translated from the coding sequence ATGAGGGAAGATAAAATGGGGTTTAAAAAATTAAGAGTTACAGCATTAAGTGCCATAATGTGTTTTTCACTAGTTGGATGTAGTTCAAAAACACAAGACACACAAGTAAAAGGGGTTAAAGATGAAATAGTATATGCTAGTACAAAAGATATTAGGGATATAAATCCACATCTTTATAGTGGTGAAATGGCAGCACAAAATATGGTATTTGAGTCTCTTGTAAAAAATACCGATAATGGTGTGGAACCTTGGTTAGCTAAATCATGGGATATATCAGATAATGGATGTGAGTATACTTTTTATTTAAGGGATGATGTAAAATTTACAGATGGAGAGGTATTTAATGCTGAAGTAGTAAAAATGAACTTTGATGCAATTATAGAAAATGTTGAGCGACATAATTGGCTAGATTTAGTAAATGAAATAAAGTCCACAGAAGTAGTTGATGAATATGTTTTTAAATTAACTTTAGCTCATCCATATTATCCCACATTAGAGGAATTAGCTTTAACCAGACCATTTAGAATGTTATCACCAAACTGTTTTATAAATGGAAGCACTAAAGATGGTATAAATGGATATATAGGAACTGGTCCATGGATATTATCTGAGCATAAAGAGAATCAATATGCAATATTTACAGCTAATAAAGACTACTATGGTGAAAAATCAAAAACAAGTTCTATAAAGTGGAAGGTTATGACAGATCATCAAACGATATTATTAGCTTTAGAAAAAGGTGAAATAGATTTAATATTTGGTTCTGATGGAGATATGATAGACTTAGATTCATTTAAAGCTTTAGAAGAACAAGGTAAATATATAACTGAAATGAGTGACCCAGTGGCATCTAGAGCAATATTGTTAAACTCTAATAAAGAGATAACCAGTGATTTAAAAGTTAGAGAAGCTTTACAATATGCTGTAGATAAAGAAACTATAGCACAAGGTGTATTAAATGGAACAGAAACTGTTGCAGATACATTAATGTCTAAAACAGTACCATATTGTGACTTAAATTTAGAAGCGCGTAGATATAATGTAGAAAAAGCAAATGAATTACTTGAGAAATCAGGATGGAAAATGAGTTCTGATGGATATAGATATAAAAATGATAAAAAATGTTCTATAGAACTTTACTACAACTGTGATAATGCACAAGAAGGAACTATAAGTGAATACTTACAAAGTGACTTTAAGGCAGTAGGTGTAGAATTAAAAGTAATAGGTGAAGAAAAACAATCTTTCCTTGATAGACAAAAATCAGGTGAATTTGATGTTCAATATTCATTATCTTGGGGAACTCCTTATGATCCACAATCTTATGTATCATCTTTTAGAACACCAGCACATGGTGATTATCAAGCACAATCTGGTTTAGAAAATAAAGCGTGGCTAGATGAAACTATAACTAATCTTATGATAGAAGTAGATGAATCTATTCGTACTCAAATGTACAGTGATATATTTACATATATACATGAGCAAGCAATATATATACCGCTTACATACTCAAGAACAAAAGCAGTACATGTTCCTAATTTAAAAGGAGTTGAGTTTAATCCTTCCCAATATGAAATACCATTTGAAAAAATGTATTTTGAAGAAAATTAA
- the opp1B gene encoding nickel/cobalt ABC transporter permease: MRGFIIKRLISMIPILIGISFLSFVIINLSPSDPAEVALRVNEIVPTETAIQQMREELNLNAPFFERYITWLKDSLQGNFGNSYVNKKPVADEIGQALPATIKLSVVALAITISVSVSVGVLCAVYEGSIIDKMIRSFVFLGTAMPSFWIGLLLMWLFAVKLDLLPTSGMETASSIILPAITLSLTYISTYIRLIRNNMIKNKKENYVLYARARGLKESTIMKHIFKNSLQSSLTALGMSVPKLIAGTVVVENIFAWPGVGRLCVDAIYNRDFPVIQAYILIMAVMFVVCNLLVDIVSVIIDPRMRGAA; this comes from the coding sequence ATGAGAGGCTTTATTATTAAAAGATTAATAAGTATGATCCCGATTTTAATAGGTATATCATTTTTATCATTTGTAATCATAAACTTAAGCCCAAGTGACCCAGCTGAGGTTGCTCTTCGTGTTAATGAAATAGTTCCAACAGAAACAGCGATACAACAAATGAGAGAAGAATTAAATTTAAATGCACCATTTTTTGAAAGGTATATAACATGGTTAAAAGATAGTTTACAAGGGAATTTTGGAAATAGTTATGTAAATAAAAAGCCAGTGGCAGATGAAATAGGGCAAGCTCTACCAGCGACAATTAAACTATCAGTAGTGGCTTTAGCTATTACTATATCAGTTAGTGTGAGTGTAGGTGTACTATGTGCTGTATATGAGGGAAGTATAATAGATAAAATGATTAGATCTTTTGTATTTTTAGGAACAGCAATGCCTAGTTTCTGGATTGGATTATTATTAATGTGGTTATTTGCAGTTAAGTTAGATTTATTACCAACTAGTGGTATGGAAACTGCAAGCTCTATTATATTACCTGCAATTACTTTATCACTAACATATATCTCAACATATATAAGACTTATAAGAAACAATATGATAAAAAATAAAAAAGAAAATTATGTGCTTTATGCCAGAGCTAGAGGTCTTAAAGAAAGTACAATAATGAAACATATATTTAAGAATTCTCTACAATCTTCATTAACTGCATTAGGTATGTCTGTGCCAAAGCTAATAGCAGGTACTGTGGTAGTAGAAAATATCTTTGCATGGCCTGGAGTAGGTAGATTATGTGTAGATGCTATTTATAATCGAGATTTTCCAGTTATACAAGCGTATATATTAATTATGGCAGTAATGTTTGTAGTATGTAATCTATTAGTAGACATAGTATCGGTAATAATAGACCCAAGAATGAGAGGTGCAGCATAG
- the opp1C gene encoding nickel/cobalt ABC transporter permease: MKFFDRFKKDKLGVLSLIVILSVCLAGILAPLIAPHDPTAVDIKSKLLGMSLAYPFGTDQLGRCVFSRLLYGIRTTVFLSLIAMVATIVIGTVLGMIAGLFRGWVDELIMRICDIMLSFPSEVMILAIVGILGSGISNIVIANIIAKWAWYTRMIRSIVIQYVDKNYIKFAKVSGCSNLHIIRKHLIPGTIGEIVVLATLDTGWVILNISALSFLGLGVQAPTPEWGMMLSEAKNIMTIYPQQMLPAGLAILVIVAAFNFLGDSLQEALNPKKSMN, encoded by the coding sequence ATGAAGTTTTTTGATAGATTTAAAAAAGATAAGTTGGGCGTATTAAGCTTGATAGTTATACTATCTGTATGTTTAGCAGGAATTCTAGCACCATTAATTGCACCGCATGATCCAACCGCTGTAGATATTAAGTCTAAGCTTTTAGGCATGAGTTTAGCTTATCCATTTGGTACAGATCAATTAGGCAGGTGCGTATTTTCAAGATTATTATACGGAATTAGGACTACTGTATTTTTGTCATTAATCGCTATGGTGGCTACTATAGTTATAGGTACGGTATTAGGTATGATAGCAGGATTATTTAGAGGTTGGGTAGATGAATTAATTATGAGAATCTGTGACATCATGCTTTCATTCCCAAGTGAAGTTATGATATTAGCTATAGTAGGTATACTTGGTAGTGGTATATCGAATATAGTTATTGCCAATATAATTGCAAAATGGGCATGGTACACTCGTATGATTAGATCCATAGTTATTCAATATGTGGATAAAAATTATATAAAATTTGCAAAGGTATCTGGATGTAGTAATTTACATATAATTAGAAAACATTTAATTCCAGGGACTATAGGCGAGATAGTAGTATTAGCTACTTTAGATACAGGATGGGTTATATTGAATATTTCTGCTTTATCATTTTTAGGTTTGGGAGTACAAGCTCCAACTCCTGAGTGGGGAATGATGCTTAGTGAAGCTAAAAATATTATGACAATTTATCCACAACAAATGTTACCAGCTGGACTTGCTATTTTAGTTATAGTTGCTGCTTTTAATTTCTTAGGAGATAGCTTACAAGAAGCGCTAAATCCTAAAAAGAGTATGAATTAA
- a CDS encoding ABC transporter ATP-binding protein — protein sequence MNLLEVKNLKVIDKEDKKEIVKGVSFKVEKNMCLGIVGESGSGKSMTAKAIVGLISSNLKIEGYAVFDENIDLFNIKKDKLRKIRGQRICMILQDAMSVFDPLYTVGYQMIETLVENKNLSKKEAKKVSIKTLEKMNINDPQEVVKKYPHQLSGGMLQRCMIALSLSMEPDIIIADEPTTALDSINQREVVEVFKRLRNTTGTSLIFISHDLGIVKYLAQDILVMNNGEQVEYGSAKDIFTNPKSHYTKYLINARLELTETFNKSVNKGEAV from the coding sequence ATGAATTTATTAGAAGTTAAAAATCTTAAGGTTATAGATAAAGAGGATAAAAAAGAGATTGTAAAAGGGGTTAGTTTTAAAGTAGAAAAGAATATGTGTCTAGGTATTGTTGGAGAAAGTGGAAGTGGTAAATCTATGACTGCCAAAGCCATAGTAGGATTAATTAGTTCAAATTTAAAAATAGAAGGTTATGCTGTATTTGATGAAAATATAGATTTATTCAATATAAAAAAAGATAAATTACGCAAAATAAGAGGTCAAAGAATCTGTATGATATTACAAGATGCAATGTCAGTCTTTGATCCTCTATACACAGTAGGCTATCAGATGATAGAGACTTTAGTAGAAAATAAAAATTTATCTAAAAAAGAAGCAAAGAAAGTTTCTATAAAGACTTTAGAAAAGATGAATATAAATGACCCACAAGAAGTAGTAAAAAAATATCCTCATCAGTTGTCTGGAGGTATGTTACAAAGATGTATGATAGCATTATCACTATCTATGGAGCCGGATATCATTATTGCAGATGAACCAACTACTGCTCTAGATTCTATAAATCAACGTGAAGTAGTAGAAGTATTTAAAAGACTTAGAAATACTACAGGTACATCACTTATATTTATATCTCATGACCTTGGTATAGTAAAATATTTGGCTCAAGATATATTAGTAATGAATAATGGAGAACAAGTAGAGTATGGTAGTGCAAAGGATATATTTACTAATCCTAAGAGTCACTATACAAAGTATTTAATAAATGCAAGGTTAGAATTAACAGAGACATTTAATAAGTCTGTAAATAAGGGAGAAGCAGTTTAA
- a CDS encoding ABC transporter ATP-binding protein, whose translation MFLQVKDINKSYRKYGKIEKQQVLKDVNFTIKEGECVGLVGESGSGKSTLSRLILGLEKPDSGRILIEDLNVKKWIKENQGKMSVVFQDYTSSANPNFTVKEIILEPLKVLGKKENLDKITEDLLDKVGLTIDLLDRYPHELSGGQLQRVCIARSISTKPKFIVLDEAISSLDVSIQAQILELLKDLKDELNITYLFIAHDLQVVTYLCDRIIFLYRGEVVENIHSLNLAYVKNSYAKRLLNSVIPFSI comes from the coding sequence ATGTTTTTACAAGTAAAAGATATAAATAAAAGTTACAGAAAGTATGGAAAAATAGAAAAACAGCAAGTACTAAAGGACGTAAATTTTACAATTAAAGAAGGAGAATGTGTAGGCTTAGTAGGCGAAAGTGGAAGTGGAAAAAGTACTTTAAGTAGATTAATATTAGGTTTAGAAAAGCCTGATAGTGGAAGGATTCTAATAGAAGATTTGAATGTAAAAAAGTGGATAAAGGAAAATCAAGGTAAGATGAGTGTAGTGTTTCAAGATTATACATCATCAGCAAATCCTAATTTTACTGTAAAAGAAATTATACTTGAACCTTTAAAGGTTTTAGGTAAAAAAGAAAATTTAGATAAAATAACTGAAGATTTACTAGATAAAGTTGGTTTAACGATAGATTTACTAGATAGATATCCTCATGAATTAAGTGGAGGACAGTTACAAAGAGTTTGTATAGCTAGATCAATTTCCACAAAACCTAAGTTTATTGTACTTGATGAAGCAATTAGCTCACTAGACGTATCTATACAAGCACAAATATTAGAGCTACTTAAAGACTTAAAAGATGAATTAAATATAACCTACTTATTTATAGCGCACGACTTACAGGTAGTTACATATTTATGTGACAGGATTATATTTTTATATAGAGGTGAAGTAGTAGAAAATATTCATAGCTTAAATTTAGCATATGTAAAAAATTCTTATGCAAAAAGGTTACTTAACTCAGTTATACCTTTTAGTATTTAA
- a CDS encoding ABC transporter substrate-binding protein, with protein sequence MKKILALIIALSMFIISGCSSQQDRTVTDREGTEVNIPKKIEKIISTAPSNTEVLMALGLGDKLVAIDKYSTDIEGVNTELPQIDFSNPDAETIIGLEPDIVIASGHNKTGSTEDPFKAISEAGIPVVYIPSSDSIDGIYKDIEFIAEVVNEKSKGKEIIDDMKAQVDEIKAIGDTIADKKSVYFEISPVPYLSSFGKSTFLNEMIEIIGAENIFANEDGWISPTAEAIIDANPDVIITNAEYMENPTGEIKSRNAWENINAIKNNEVYLVDKNASSRPSQNVVKALKQMAEAVYPEHYEK encoded by the coding sequence ATGAAAAAAATACTAGCATTAATTATAGCATTATCAATGTTTATAATATCAGGATGTAGCTCTCAACAAGATAGAACGGTTACAGATAGAGAAGGAACAGAGGTAAACATACCGAAAAAAATAGAAAAAATAATATCAACAGCACCTTCAAATACAGAAGTATTAATGGCATTAGGTTTAGGAGATAAACTAGTGGCTATAGATAAATATTCTACTGATATAGAAGGTGTAAATACAGAATTACCACAAATAGATTTCTCAAATCCAGATGCAGAAACTATAATAGGTTTAGAACCAGATATTGTTATAGCATCAGGTCACAATAAAACTGGCTCTACAGAAGATCCATTTAAAGCAATAAGTGAAGCAGGTATACCAGTAGTTTATATACCAAGTAGTGATAGTATAGATGGAATATATAAAGATATAGAGTTTATTGCTGAGGTTGTAAATGAAAAGTCAAAAGGTAAAGAAATAATAGATGATATGAAAGCACAAGTAGATGAAATAAAAGCTATAGGTGATACAATAGCTGATAAGAAATCAGTGTATTTCGAAATATCACCAGTACCATACTTATCTAGTTTTGGAAAATCTACTTTCTTAAATGAAATGATAGAAATAATTGGAGCAGAAAATATATTTGCAAATGAAGATGGATGGATATCTCCAACTGCTGAAGCTATAATAGATGCAAATCCAGATGTAATAATAACTAATGCAGAATATATGGAAAACCCTACAGGTGAAATAAAATCTAGAAATGCTTGGGAAAATATAAATGCAATTAAGAATAATGAAGTTTACTTAGTAGATAAAAATGCATCTTCACGTCCATCTCAAAATGTAGTAAAAGCTTTAAAGCAAATGGCTGAGGCTGTATATCCGGAGCATTATGAAAAATAA
- a CDS encoding FecCD family ABC transporter permease: protein MKNKHKAIISILIAIIIICIGISIGSSNINFLDTLSILANKILNIPLRDGLELKNIGIVWKLRLPRVLLAFFVGGCLATSGAVVQSILKNQLASPYTLGVSSGASLGAGLIIVTGVSLPIIGSFTLPLIGFLFGLATVYSVITFSSVIDKTMSNNTIILSGMVFSLFVNAILTTLTALFSEDMKSITLWQMGSFSMKGWSYVYLILPFLIIGMLGVIRFTREMDIMTFGEEQAKATGVEVERIKRNLFIFSTVLTGGAISLSGTIGFIDLIAPHVVRRVFGSKHKYVIPMSFVFGGCLMVTSDLIARTVVVPSELPVGAVTALIGAPFFAYIYFKNKR, encoded by the coding sequence ATGAAAAATAAACATAAGGCAATAATTAGTATTTTAATAGCAATAATAATAATATGTATTGGAATTTCTATAGGAAGTTCCAATATTAATTTTTTAGATACATTATCTATATTAGCAAATAAAATATTAAATATTCCATTAAGAGATGGATTAGAACTTAAAAATATTGGGATTGTTTGGAAACTTAGGTTACCTAGAGTATTGCTTGCATTTTTTGTTGGAGGATGTTTGGCTACGAGTGGTGCAGTGGTTCAGTCGATTTTAAAAAATCAATTAGCATCACCATATACTTTAGGGGTATCATCAGGTGCATCTTTAGGAGCTGGATTAATTATAGTAACTGGGGTATCTTTACCTATAATCGGAAGTTTTACTCTTCCATTAATAGGTTTTCTATTTGGTTTAGCAACTGTATATTCAGTTATAACTTTTTCTTCTGTAATAGATAAGACTATGTCAAATAATACAATTATATTATCTGGAATGGTATTTTCATTATTTGTAAATGCAATACTTACAACACTTACTGCACTATTTTCAGAAGATATGAAAAGTATAACTCTTTGGCAAATGGGAAGTTTTTCTATGAAGGGATGGAGTTATGTATATCTTATACTTCCATTTTTAATAATAGGTATGTTAGGGGTAATAAGATTTACTAGAGAAATGGATATAATGACATTTGGTGAAGAGCAAGCAAAAGCGACAGGTGTAGAGGTAGAAAGAATAAAACGAAATCTTTTTATTTTTTCTACAGTATTAACTGGTGGGGCAATATCTTTAAGTGGAACTATAGGATTTATAGATTTAATTGCACCTCATGTTGTTAGAAGGGTATTTGGATCAAAGCATAAATATGTAATACCAATGTCTTTTGTATTTGGAGGATGTTTAATGGTTACATCTGATTTAATTGCTAGAACTGTAGTTGTACCATCAGAACTTCCAGTAGGTGCAGTGACAGCATTAATTGGAGCTCCATTCTTTGCATATATCTATTTTAAAAATAAAAGGTGA
- a CDS encoding ABC transporter ATP-binding protein, whose protein sequence is MLKIKELYSGYNGVDIIKNINLQVNRGEILFIIGPNGCGKSTLLKSIANLIEYRGTIKFEGVDSNIHVRKIFAQKVGLMSQLSEIHFPYTVYETVSLGRYPYLKGTFSSLSKEDIKIILESIEKVGLMDYRDKMITELSGGQIQRVFLAKLFAQNPEIILLDEPTNHLDFKYQVELLDHVKRWAKTNKKIVIGVLHDLNLVHYFADKVIMLDNGEIVSEGTSMEVLNNDKLKDVYDIDIKSFMKNILNKWE, encoded by the coding sequence ATGTTAAAAATAAAAGAACTTTATAGTGGTTATAATGGCGTAGATATAATAAAAAATATAAATTTACAGGTAAATAGAGGCGAAATTTTATTTATAATAGGTCCTAATGGATGCGGTAAAAGTACATTATTAAAATCCATTGCAAATTTAATAGAATATAGAGGTACAATAAAATTTGAGGGTGTAGACTCTAATATACATGTAAGAAAAATTTTTGCACAAAAAGTAGGTTTAATGAGTCAATTATCAGAGATTCATTTTCCTTATACAGTTTATGAAACTGTATCTCTTGGTAGATATCCATATTTAAAAGGAACTTTTAGTTCATTATCTAAAGAAGATATTAAAATAATTTTAGAGAGTATAGAGAAAGTTGGATTAATGGATTATAGAGATAAAATGATAACGGAGTTATCTGGAGGTCAAATACAAAGAGTATTTTTAGCTAAGCTATTTGCTCAAAATCCAGAGATAATACTTCTTGATGAGCCAACTAATCATCTAGATTTTAAATATCAAGTAGAATTATTAGATCATGTAAAAAGATGGGCTAAAACTAATAAAAAAATAGTTATAGGAGTTTTGCATGATTTAAATCTAGTACATTACTTTGCTGATAAAGTTATTATGTTAGATAATGGAGAAATTGTATCTGAAGGAACATCTATGGAAGTACTTAATAATGATAAATTAAAAGATGTATATGATATAGATATAAAAAGCTTTATGAAAAATATATTAAATAAATGGGAATAA
- a CDS encoding zinc ribbon domain-containing protein, which yields MKNISDKFLRNKIENEKNDIYMEIENAKIKKANLLLDMGIMIYEKIRSEIIIDDSFDNICNEILEIDKLIYNNNLRIKTLEEKPQEIVCECGSVINFENRFCGTCGKKVEIEEDYLTECTRCDSLNEEDSVYCACCGIKL from the coding sequence ATGAAAAATATAAGTGATAAGTTTTTAAGAAATAAAATAGAAAATGAAAAAAATGATATATATATGGAAATAGAAAATGCAAAAATTAAAAAGGCTAACTTATTATTAGATATGGGAATAATGATATATGAAAAAATAAGAAGCGAAATTATAATAGATGATAGTTTTGATAATATATGTAATGAAATTTTAGAAATAGATAAGTTAATATATAATAATAATCTAAGAATAAAAACTTTAGAAGAAAAGCCACAGGAGATAGTATGTGAGTGTGGAAGTGTAATAAATTTTGAAAATAGATTTTGTGGAACTTGCGGTAAGAAAGTAGAAATAGAAGAGGATTATTTAACTGAATGTACAAGATGTGATTCATTAAATGAAGAAGACTCTGTTTATTGTGCTTGTTGTGGAATTAAATTATAA
- a CDS encoding alpha/beta hydrolase has product MAEKVEKKYTNLEDTFSITMELQRPLLKDEDDENKEKIKHREYRFKKNIKFGLCVLVVIFLMGIINWIGTAYKPGQLALDSLVSDDKVEITVDGNITFTPKGIEATKGFILYPGAKVDAKAYAPLCRKIAENGYKVVILDMYLNFAMLSPNKAEKIIKEHENIKSWVVGGHSLGGVVASRFAVNNTNVDGVVLLASYPSNDDLKQLGKDVVSIWGSKDGVINFANLIESKEKLPKDTTYVEIEGANHSQFGDYGKQKGDYDALISEEKQLEITSNSIVKLLENIGNK; this is encoded by the coding sequence ATGGCAGAAAAAGTAGAGAAAAAATATACTAACTTAGAGGATACATTTAGTATAACTATGGAACTTCAAAGACCTCTATTAAAAGATGAAGATGATGAAAATAAAGAAAAAATTAAACATAGAGAATATAGATTTAAGAAAAATATAAAATTTGGTTTATGTGTATTAGTTGTAATTTTTTTAATGGGGATTATTAATTGGATAGGGACAGCTTATAAACCAGGTCAATTAGCACTAGACTCATTAGTTAGTGATGATAAGGTAGAAATAACTGTAGATGGAAATATAACTTTTACACCGAAAGGAATAGAAGCAACTAAGGGATTCATATTATATCCTGGAGCAAAGGTAGATGCAAAAGCATATGCACCGTTATGTAGAAAAATAGCAGAAAATGGATATAAAGTAGTTATACTTGATATGTATTTAAACTTTGCTATGTTATCACCTAATAAAGCTGAGAAAATTATAAAAGAACATGAGAATATAAAATCTTGGGTTGTAGGAGGTCACTCGCTAGGTGGTGTTGTTGCCTCTAGATTTGCAGTAAATAATACAAATGTAGATGGAGTAGTTCTTCTTGCATCGTATCCATCAAATGATGATCTTAAACAATTAGGAAAAGATGTAGTTTCTATATGGGGAAGTAAAGATGGGGTTATAAATTTTGCTAATCTTATAGAATCAAAAGAAAAATTACCAAAAGACACAACGTATGTAGAAATAGAAGGTGCAAACCATTCTCAATTTGGTGATTATGGAAAGCAAAAAGGGGACTATGATGCATTAATAAGTGAAGAAAAGCAATTAGAGATAACATCAAATAGTATAGTTAAATTACTTGAAAATATAGGAAATAAATAA